The Vulpes lagopus strain Blue_001 chromosome 6, ASM1834538v1, whole genome shotgun sequence genome has a segment encoding these proteins:
- the LRFN5 gene encoding leucine-rich repeat and fibronectin type-III domain-containing protein 5, which yields MEKFLFYLFFIGIAVRAQICPKRCVCQILSPNLATLCAKKGLLFVPPNIDRRTVELRLADNFVTNIKRKDFANMTSLVDLTLSRNTISFITPHAFADLRNLRALHLNSNRLTKITNDMFSGLSNLHHLILNNNQLTLISSTAFDDVFALEELDLSYNNLETIPWDAVEKMVSLHTLSLDHNMIDNIPKGTFSHLHKMTRLDVTSNKLQKLPPDPLFQRAQVLATSGIISPSTFALSFGGNPLHCNCELLWLRRLSREDDLETCASPALLTGRYFWSIPEEEFLCEPPLITRHTHEMRVLEGQRATLRCKARGDPEPAIHWISPEGKLISNATRSLVYDNGTLDILITTVKDTGAFTCIASNPAGEATQTVDLHIIKLPHLLNSTNHIHEPDPGSSDISTSTKSGSNASSSNGDTKMSQDKIVVAEATSSTALLKFNFQRNIPGIRMFQIQYNGTYDDTLVYRMIPPTSKTFLVNNLAAGTMYDLCVLAIYDDGITSLTATRVVGCIQFTTEQDYVRCHFMQSQFLGGTMIIIIGGIIVASVLVFIIILMIRYKVCNNNGQHKVTKVSNVYSQTNGAQIQGCSVTLPQSMSKQAVGHEENAQCCKVANDNVIQSSETCSSQDSSTTTSALPPTWTSNASVSQKQKRKTGTKPSAEPQNEAVTNIESQNTNRNNSTALQLASRPPDSVTEGPTSKRAHSKPNALLTNVDQIVQETQRLELI from the exons atggaaaaatttcttttttatctgtttttcattGGCATAGCAGTGAGAGCTCAGATCTGTCCAAAGCGCTGTGTCTGTCAGATTTTGTCTCCTAATCTCGCAACCCTTTGTGCCAAGAAAGGGCTTTTATTTGTTCCACCAAACATTgacagaagaactgtggaactgCGGTTGGCAGACAATTTTGTTACgaatattaaaaggaaagattttgCCAATATGACCAGCTTGGTGGACCTGACGCTATCCAGGAATACGATAAGTTTTATTACACCTCATGCTTTTGCTGACTTACGAAATTTGAGGGCATTGCATTTGAATAGCAACAGATTGactaaaattacaaatgataTGTTCAGTGGGCTTTCCAATCTCCATCATTTGATACTGAACAACAATCAACTGACTTTAATTTCTTCTACAGCATTTGATGATGTCTTTGCCCTTGAGGAGCTGGATCTGTCCTACAATAATTTAGAAACGATTCCCTGGGATGCCGTTGAGAAGATGGTTAGCTTGCACACCCTTAGTTTGGATCACAATATGATTGATAACATTCCTAAGGGGACATTCTCCCACTTGCACAAAATGACTCGGCTAGATGTAACATCAAATAAATTGCAGAAGCTACCACCTGATCCTCTCTTTCAGCGAGCTCAGGTACTAGCAACCTCAGGAATAATCAGCCCATCAACTTTTGCATTAAGTTTTGGTGGAAACCCTTTGCATTGCAATTGTGAATTGTTGTGGTTGAGGCGTCTGTCCAGAGAAGATGACCTAGAGACTTGTGCTTCTCCAGCACTTTTAACTGGCCGCTATTTTTGGTCAATTCCTGAGGAAGAGTTTTTATGTGAGCCTCCTCTCATTACTCGTCATACACATGAAATGAGAGTCCTGGAAGGTCAAAGGGCAACTCTGAGATGCAAAGCCAGGGGAGACCCTGAACCTGCAATTCACTGGATTTCTCCGGAAGGAAAGCTGATTTCAAATGCAACAAGATCTCTGGTGTATGACAACGGGACACTTGATATTCTTATAACAACTGTAAAGGATACAGGTGCTTTTACCTGCATTGCTTCCAATCCTGCTGGGGAAGCAACACAAACAGTGGATCTTCATATAATTAAGCTCCCTCACTTACTAAACAGTACAAACCATATCCATGAGCCTGATCCTGGTTCTTCAGATATCTCAACTTCTACTAAGTCAGGTTCTAATGCAAGCAGTAGTAATGGTGATACTAAAATGAGTCAAGATAAAATTGTAGTAGCAGAAGCAACATCATCTACTGCActacttaaatttaattttcaaaggaaTATTCCTGGGATACGTATGTTCCAAATCCAGTACAATGGTACTTATGATGACACTCTTGTTTACAG AATGATACCTCCTACGAGCAAAACTTTTCTTGTCAATAACCTGGCTGCTGGAACTATGTATGACTTGTGTGTCTTGGCAATATATGATGATGGCATCACTTCCCTCACTGCCACCAGAGTCGTGGGTTGCATCCAGTTTACGACGGAACAGGATTATGTGCGATGCCATTTCATGCAGTCCCAGTTTTTGGGAGGCACCATGATCATTATTATTGGTGGAATAATTGTAGCATCTGTGCTCGTTTTCATCATCATTCTAATGATCCGGTATAAGGTTTGTAACAATAATGGGCAACACAAGGTCACCAAGGTCAGCAATGTCTACTCTCAAACTAATGGGGCTCAGATACAAGGCTGCAGTGTGACGCTGCCCCAGTCCATGTCCAAACAAGCTGTGGGACATGAAGAGAATGCCCAGTGTTGTAAAGTTGCCAATGACAATGTGATACAATCTTCAGAAACTTGTTCAAGTCAGGACTCCTCTACCACTACCTCTGCTTTGCCTCCTACCTGGACTTCAAATGCTTCTGTGTcccaaaagcagaaaagaaagactGGCACAAAGCCAAGTGCTGAACCACAGAATGAAGCGGTCACAAATATTGAGTCCCAAAACACTAACAGGAACAACTCCACTGCATTGCAGTTAGCTAGTCGACCTCCTGATTCTGTCACAGAGGGGCCCACATCTAAAAGAGCACACTCAAAGCCAA ATGCTTTGCTGACTAATGTTGACCAGATTGTCCAGGAAACACAG aGGCTGGAGTTAATCTGA